The following are encoded together in the Equus quagga isolate Etosha38 chromosome 15, UCLA_HA_Equagga_1.0, whole genome shotgun sequence genome:
- the LOC124226410 gene encoding patr class I histocompatibility antigen, A-126 alpha chain-like isoform X1 codes for MKVTAPGTLLLLLSGSLALTETWAGSHSMRFFYTVMSRPGRGEPRFIAVGYVDDTQFVRFDSDAASPRMEPRAPWMEQEGPEYWEEQTQIAKDKAQNCRGSLYDLRGYWNHSEAGSHTYQFRFGCDVGPDGHLLRGYRQDAYDGTDHLALNEDLRSWTAADAAAQITQRKREAAGLAERWRNYLEGTCVKLLLRHLEKGKETLQRVDPPKTHVTRHPISDREVTLRCWALGFYPAEITLSWERDGEDLTQDTELVETRPAGDGTFQKWAAVVVPSGEEQRYTCHVQHEGLPEPVTLRWEPPPQSTILIVGVLAGLGLLGAVVAGAVIWRKKRSDGKGGSYTHAASSDSAQGSDVSLKADSCHEGLMG; via the exons ATGAAGGTCACGGCGCCCGGAACCCTCCTTCTGCTGCTCTCGGGGTCCCTGGCCCTGACCGAGACCTGGGCAG gctcccactccaTGAGGTTTTTTTACACCGTCATGTCCCGGCCCGGCCGCGGGGAGCCCCGCTTCATCGCCGTCGGCTACGTGGACGACACGCAGTTCGTGCGGTTCGACAGCGACGCCGCGAGTCCGAGGATGGAGCCGCGGGCGCCGTggatggagcaggaggggccggagTATTGGGAAGAGCAGACACAGATCGCCAAGGACAAAGCACAGAATTGCCGAGGGAGCCTGTACGACCTGCGCGGCTACTGGAACCACAGCGAGGCCG GGTCTCATACCTACCAGTTCAGGTTTGGCTGCGACGTGGGGCCGGACGGGCACCTCCTCCGCGGGTACAGGCAGGACGCCTACGACGGCACCGATCACCTCGCCCTGAACGAGGACCTGCGTTCCTGGACCGCGGCGGACGCGGCGGCTCAGATCACCCAGCGCAAAAGGGAGGCGGCCGGTTTGGCGGAGCGCTGGAGGAACTACCTGGAGGGCACGTGCGTGAAGCTGCTCCTCAGACacctggagaagggaaaggagacgCTGCAGCGCGTGG ACCCCCCAAAGACACATGTGACCCGCCACCCCATCTCTGACCGTGAAGTCACCCtgaggtgctgggccctgggcttctaCCCTGCGGAGATCACCCTGTCCTGGGAGCGTGATGGGGAGGACTTGACCCAGGACACAGAGCTTGTGGAGACCAGGCCTGCAGGGGATGGGACCTTCCAGAAGTGGGCGGCTGTGGTGGTGCcttctggagaggagcagagatacaCGTGCCATGTGCAGCACGAGGGGCTGCCTGAGCCCGTGACCCTGAGATGGG agccGCCGCCTCAGTCCACCATCCTCATCGTGGGCGTCCTTGCTGGCCTGGGTCTCCTTGGAGCTGTGGTGGCTGGAGCTGTGATCTGGAGGAAGAAGCGCTCAG ATGGAAAAGGAGGGAGCTACACTCACGCTGCAA GCAGTGACAGTGCCCAGGGTTCTGATGTGTCTCTCAAGGCAG attcttgCCATGAGGGATTGATGggttaa
- the LOC124226410 gene encoding patr class I histocompatibility antigen, A-126 alpha chain-like isoform X2, protein MKVTAPGTLLLLLSGSLALTETWAGSHSMRFFYTVMSRPGRGEPRFIAVGYVDDTQFVRFDSDAASPRMEPRAPWMEQEGPEYWEEQTQIAKDKAQNCRGSLYDLRGYWNHSEAGSHTYQFRFGCDVGPDGHLLRGYRQDAYDGTDHLALNEDLRSWTAADAAAQITQRKREAAGLAERWRNYLEGTCVKLLLRHLEKGKETLQRVDPPKTHVTRHPISDREVTLRCWALGFYPAEITLSWERDGEDLTQDTELVETRPAGDGTFQKWAAVVVPSGEEQRYTCHVQHEGLPEPVTLRWEPPPQSTILIVGVLAGLGLLGAVVAGAVIWRKKRSDGKGGSYTHAASSDSAQGSDVSLKAA, encoded by the exons ATGAAGGTCACGGCGCCCGGAACCCTCCTTCTGCTGCTCTCGGGGTCCCTGGCCCTGACCGAGACCTGGGCAG gctcccactccaTGAGGTTTTTTTACACCGTCATGTCCCGGCCCGGCCGCGGGGAGCCCCGCTTCATCGCCGTCGGCTACGTGGACGACACGCAGTTCGTGCGGTTCGACAGCGACGCCGCGAGTCCGAGGATGGAGCCGCGGGCGCCGTggatggagcaggaggggccggagTATTGGGAAGAGCAGACACAGATCGCCAAGGACAAAGCACAGAATTGCCGAGGGAGCCTGTACGACCTGCGCGGCTACTGGAACCACAGCGAGGCCG GGTCTCATACCTACCAGTTCAGGTTTGGCTGCGACGTGGGGCCGGACGGGCACCTCCTCCGCGGGTACAGGCAGGACGCCTACGACGGCACCGATCACCTCGCCCTGAACGAGGACCTGCGTTCCTGGACCGCGGCGGACGCGGCGGCTCAGATCACCCAGCGCAAAAGGGAGGCGGCCGGTTTGGCGGAGCGCTGGAGGAACTACCTGGAGGGCACGTGCGTGAAGCTGCTCCTCAGACacctggagaagggaaaggagacgCTGCAGCGCGTGG ACCCCCCAAAGACACATGTGACCCGCCACCCCATCTCTGACCGTGAAGTCACCCtgaggtgctgggccctgggcttctaCCCTGCGGAGATCACCCTGTCCTGGGAGCGTGATGGGGAGGACTTGACCCAGGACACAGAGCTTGTGGAGACCAGGCCTGCAGGGGATGGGACCTTCCAGAAGTGGGCGGCTGTGGTGGTGCcttctggagaggagcagagatacaCGTGCCATGTGCAGCACGAGGGGCTGCCTGAGCCCGTGACCCTGAGATGGG agccGCCGCCTCAGTCCACCATCCTCATCGTGGGCGTCCTTGCTGGCCTGGGTCTCCTTGGAGCTGTGGTGGCTGGAGCTGTGATCTGGAGGAAGAAGCGCTCAG ATGGAAAAGGAGGGAGCTACACTCACGCTGCAA GCAGTGACAGTGCCCAGGGTTCTGATGTGTCTCTCAAGGCAG cTTGA